In Streptomyces nodosus, one DNA window encodes the following:
- a CDS encoding DUF2510 domain-containing protein, producing the protein MSSTPPPGWYRDPSYPLTERWWDGTAWTDHRRQPGTPAPPMAPAEPPRRGGSRRARAIALTSAGVVLATAIVAGAVALGRDRGEAAPSTSPPAAGTSAPGSEQPSPSAATDPGVVVDHLNGVTFPVLDGWAAPDSFSEDDAVLITPGTYDCPGDPGLCRHGRVLSRTAAIGEDPSPQALAEGDIEAAAKSQFDRDGVGNRPHGGITSHHVVKTGQVAVAGRAGYFVRWRVITAKGPGGYVQSLAFPSSTGSQAPVIVRFAFDAGPDGPPLSDMDRITKGIRSVGDTATGGGVGSSIGPSH; encoded by the coding sequence GTGAGCAGTACGCCCCCGCCCGGCTGGTACCGCGATCCGTCGTACCCGCTCACCGAACGCTGGTGGGACGGGACCGCGTGGACCGATCACCGGCGTCAGCCCGGGACACCCGCACCGCCCATGGCGCCGGCGGAGCCACCGCGCCGCGGGGGGTCCCGTCGTGCCAGGGCGATCGCGCTGACGTCCGCCGGGGTGGTGCTGGCCACGGCGATCGTCGCCGGAGCGGTCGCCCTCGGCCGGGACCGCGGGGAAGCCGCGCCGTCCACCTCCCCGCCCGCGGCGGGGACCTCCGCCCCCGGCAGCGAGCAGCCCTCGCCGTCCGCCGCCACGGACCCGGGCGTCGTCGTGGACCACCTCAACGGGGTCACCTTCCCCGTGCTCGACGGCTGGGCCGCGCCCGACAGCTTCTCCGAGGACGATGCGGTACTGATCACCCCGGGCACCTACGACTGCCCCGGCGACCCCGGCCTCTGCCGGCACGGCCGGGTGCTCTCGCGCACCGCAGCGATCGGCGAGGACCCCTCCCCGCAGGCGCTCGCCGAGGGTGACATCGAGGCCGCCGCGAAGTCGCAGTTCGACCGCGACGGGGTCGGCAACCGGCCCCACGGGGGCATCACTTCCCACCACGTGGTGAAGACGGGGCAGGTGGCGGTCGCGGGCCGTGCCGGGTACTTCGTGCGCTGGCGCGTCATCACCGCGAAGGGGCCCGGAGGCTACGTCCAGTCGCTGGCCTTCCCCTCCAGCACGGGCTCCCAGGCACCGGTCATCGTCCGCTTCGCCTTCGACGCGGGCCCCGACGGGCCCCCGCTCTCCGACATGGACCGGATCACCAAGGGAATCCGGTCCGTCGGGGACACGGCGACCGGCGGGGGAGTGGGCAGCAGCATCGGCCCCTCGCACTGA
- a CDS encoding 3-oxoacyl-ACP reductase: MSGEDIVCRRLVGRTAVVTGAGSGIGRATARRLASEGAHVVCADIDETRGKAAAEETGGLFVRTDVTDAEQVEALFGTAQDTYGSVDIAFNNAGISPPDDDSILETGLEAWRRVQEVNLTSVYLCCKAAIPHMRRQGRGSIINTASFVARMGAATSQISYTASKGGVLALSRELGVQFAREGIRVNALCPGPVNTPLLQELFAKDPERARRRLVHIPVGRFAEAEEIAAAVAFLASDDSSFVNATDFLVDGGISGAYVTPL; this comes from the coding sequence GTGTCCGGCGAGGACATCGTCTGCCGACGGCTCGTCGGCCGTACCGCCGTGGTCACCGGTGCCGGCAGCGGCATCGGACGCGCCACCGCGCGCCGGCTCGCCTCCGAGGGGGCCCATGTGGTCTGTGCCGACATCGACGAGACCCGCGGCAAGGCCGCCGCCGAGGAGACCGGCGGGCTGTTCGTCCGGACCGATGTCACCGACGCCGAGCAGGTCGAGGCGCTCTTCGGCACCGCCCAGGACACCTATGGCTCCGTCGACATCGCCTTCAACAACGCGGGCATCTCACCGCCCGACGACGACTCCATCCTGGAGACCGGCCTCGAGGCCTGGAGAAGGGTCCAGGAGGTCAATCTGACCTCCGTCTATCTGTGCTGCAAGGCCGCCATCCCCCATATGCGGCGCCAGGGCAGGGGCTCCATCATCAACACGGCGTCCTTCGTGGCCCGTATGGGGGCGGCCACCTCGCAGATCTCCTACACCGCCTCCAAGGGCGGGGTCCTCGCCCTGTCCCGTGAACTGGGCGTGCAGTTCGCCCGGGAGGGCATCCGGGTCAACGCCCTGTGCCCCGGGCCGGTCAACACCCCGCTGCTCCAGGAGCTGTTCGCCAAGGACCCCGAGCGGGCCCGGCGCCGCCTGGTCCACATCCCGGTCGGCCGGTTCGCCGAGGCCGAGGAGATCGCCGCGGCGGTGGCCTTTCTCGCCAGCGACGACTCCTCCTTCGTGAACGCCACCGACTTCCTGGTGGACGGCGGGATCTCGGGCGCCTATGTCACCCCTCTCTGA
- a CDS encoding aldehyde dehydrogenase family protein, producing MSDQPLRTVPYEPELRVLNPATEEVVATVPAATAEDVDAAVARAAKAQSGWAALAPGDRARTLRRFAATVDAHLEELAWLEVREAGHLIGDARWEAANVRDLLDYAAGGVERLTGRQIPVQGGLDVTVLEPLGVVGVIAPWNFPMPIAAWGTAPALAAGNAVLLKPAETTPLTALRLAELALDAGLPEGLFQVLPGHGPVAGDALVEHPEVAKIVFTGSTAVGRQVAAKASARLKRVTLELGGKSPNIVFADADLETAAAAAPMSFLDNAGQDCCARTRILVQRSVHDRFLELLAPAVESFPVGDPADERTRMGPLISGSQLRRVRSYVPDDAPGIRGKAPEGPGFWFPPTVLTGVDPDARVAVEEVFGPVAVVLPFEDEADAVRLANATPYGLSGSLWTRDIGRALRVSGAVRAGNLSVNSHSSVRYWTPFGGCKQSGIGRELGPDALTAFTETKNVFISTEGPAQ from the coding sequence GTGTCCGACCAGCCCTTGCGGACCGTCCCGTACGAGCCGGAGCTCCGGGTGCTGAATCCCGCCACCGAGGAGGTCGTCGCCACCGTCCCCGCCGCCACCGCCGAGGACGTCGACGCGGCCGTCGCACGGGCGGCGAAGGCGCAGTCCGGGTGGGCCGCGCTCGCACCCGGCGACCGTGCCCGGACGCTGCGCCGCTTCGCCGCCACCGTCGACGCGCACCTCGAGGAGCTGGCGTGGCTGGAGGTGCGGGAGGCCGGACATCTGATCGGCGACGCCCGCTGGGAGGCGGCCAACGTCCGTGATCTGCTCGACTACGCGGCCGGGGGAGTGGAGCGGCTCACCGGCCGTCAGATCCCGGTCCAGGGGGGCCTGGACGTCACCGTCCTCGAACCGCTCGGTGTGGTCGGCGTGATCGCGCCCTGGAACTTCCCGATGCCGATCGCCGCATGGGGTACGGCGCCGGCGCTCGCGGCGGGCAACGCGGTGCTCCTCAAACCCGCCGAGACCACCCCGCTCACCGCGCTGCGCCTGGCCGAACTGGCCCTCGACGCGGGCCTCCCGGAGGGCCTGTTCCAGGTGCTCCCCGGCCATGGTCCCGTCGCGGGCGACGCACTCGTCGAGCACCCGGAGGTGGCGAAGATCGTCTTCACCGGTTCCACGGCCGTGGGCAGACAGGTGGCGGCGAAGGCCTCCGCCCGGCTCAAGCGGGTCACCCTCGAACTCGGCGGCAAGAGCCCCAACATCGTCTTCGCCGACGCCGACCTCGAGACCGCCGCTGCCGCCGCCCCGATGTCCTTCCTCGACAACGCCGGACAGGACTGCTGCGCCCGCACCCGCATCCTGGTCCAGCGCTCGGTCCACGACCGCTTCCTCGAACTGCTCGCCCCCGCCGTCGAGTCGTTCCCGGTCGGCGACCCGGCCGACGAGCGGACCCGGATGGGCCCGCTGATCTCCGGGTCCCAGCTCCGGCGGGTGCGTTCGTACGTCCCCGACGACGCCCCCGGTATCCGCGGCAAGGCCCCCGAGGGGCCCGGCTTCTGGTTCCCGCCCACCGTGCTCACCGGGGTCGACCCGGACGCCCGGGTGGCCGTCGAGGAGGTGTTCGGGCCGGTCGCCGTGGTGCTGCCCTTCGAGGACGAGGCCGACGCGGTCCGCCTCGCCAACGCCACCCCGTACGGGCTCTCCGGCTCCCTGTGGACCCGGGACATCGGCCGTGCGCTGCGCGTCTCCGGGGCCGTCCGCGCGGGCAATCTGTCCGTCAACTCCCACTCCAGCGTCCGCTACTGGACCCCCTTCGGCGGCTGCAAACAGTCCGGGATCGGCCGCGAACTCGGCCCGGACGCGCTCACCGCCTTCACCGAGACCAAGAACGTCTTCATCAGCACGGAGGGCCCCGCACAGTGA
- a CDS encoding glutamine synthetase family protein gives MAHRTPPLAVEELHALVAGGEIDTVVLAFPDMQGRLQGKRFGARFFLDEVLEHGTESCAYLLAVDAEMNPVDGYELASWDRGYGDVALHPDLSTLRRAPWNEATALVIADVAWSDGSPVVAAPRRILRRQLDRLAALGLGARVGTELEFIVFKDSYEQAWEADYRGLTPANRYNVDYSVLGAGRVEPLMRRIRTEMEGAGLTVESSKGECNPGQHEITFRYDEALVTCDQHAIYKTGAKEIAAQEGVSITYMAKYNEREGNSCHIHFSLVDEHGATVMAGTPDDPGGMSETMRHFLAGQLAALRDFSLLYAPGINSYKRFQPGSFAPTAVAWGHDNRTCALRVVGRGRSLRFENRMPGGDVNPYLAVAGMVAAGLYGIEQKLELPEPCPGNAYAATYERVPTTLREAADLWETSPLAEAAFGHEVVAHYRNMARVELAAFDAAVTDWELRRSFERM, from the coding sequence GTGGCACACCGCACACCACCGCTCGCCGTCGAGGAGCTGCACGCCCTCGTCGCGGGCGGCGAGATCGACACCGTGGTCCTGGCCTTCCCCGACATGCAGGGCCGTCTCCAGGGCAAGCGGTTCGGCGCGCGCTTCTTCCTCGACGAGGTCCTGGAGCACGGCACGGAGAGCTGCGCCTATCTCCTCGCGGTCGACGCCGAGATGAACCCGGTCGACGGCTATGAACTGGCCTCCTGGGACCGCGGCTACGGCGACGTCGCCCTGCACCCGGACCTGAGCACCCTGCGCCGGGCGCCCTGGAACGAGGCCACCGCGCTGGTCATCGCCGATGTCGCCTGGAGCGACGGCTCACCCGTGGTAGCCGCCCCCCGCCGGATCCTGCGCCGCCAGCTCGACCGCCTCGCCGCCCTCGGACTCGGCGCCCGGGTCGGCACCGAGCTGGAGTTCATCGTCTTCAAGGACTCCTACGAACAGGCCTGGGAGGCGGACTACCGGGGACTCACCCCGGCCAACCGGTACAACGTCGACTACTCCGTGCTCGGCGCGGGACGCGTCGAGCCCCTGATGCGCCGCATCCGCACCGAGATGGAGGGCGCCGGACTCACCGTCGAGTCCTCCAAGGGAGAGTGCAACCCCGGCCAGCACGAGATCACCTTCCGCTACGACGAGGCCCTGGTCACCTGCGACCAGCACGCGATCTACAAGACCGGCGCCAAGGAGATCGCGGCCCAGGAGGGCGTCTCGATCACCTATATGGCCAAGTACAACGAGCGTGAGGGCAACTCCTGCCACATCCACTTCTCGCTGGTGGACGAGCACGGCGCCACCGTCATGGCCGGCACCCCCGACGACCCCGGCGGAATGTCGGAGACCATGCGGCACTTCCTCGCCGGGCAGCTCGCCGCCCTTCGCGACTTCTCGCTGCTCTACGCGCCGGGCATCAACTCCTACAAGCGGTTCCAGCCCGGCTCCTTCGCCCCGACCGCGGTCGCCTGGGGACACGACAACCGCACCTGTGCGCTGCGGGTCGTCGGCCGCGGCCGCTCGCTGCGCTTCGAGAACCGGATGCCCGGCGGTGACGTCAACCCGTATCTCGCGGTCGCCGGAATGGTCGCGGCCGGACTGTACGGCATCGAGCAGAAGCTGGAGCTGCCCGAGCCGTGCCCGGGAAACGCCTACGCCGCCACGTACGAGCGGGTGCCCACCACCCTGCGCGAGGCCGCCGACCTCTGGGAGACCAGCCCCCTCGCCGAGGCCGCCTTCGGCCATGAGGTGGTCGCCCACTACCGCAACATGGCCCGCGTCGAGCTGGCCGCCTTCGACGCCGCGGTGACCGACTGGGAGCTGCGCCGCTCCTTCGAACGGATGTAA
- a CDS encoding FadR/GntR family transcriptional regulator yields MSRAEPDGDRDGPRDRLAPVLRPVRAGNGFEEALEQILQVVRLGLVPDGERLPAERELAERLGISRVTLREVLKVLQEQGLVESRRGRYGGTFVRVSGGAAGEDELRRRIGRIDIEDALRFREVLEVGAAGLCAAGGLTAEQAGRLRTALAGTREAPLTEYRRRDTLLHLTLAELCGSPSLTAQYAAVRATVNDLLDCIPLLVRNLEHSQRQHEALVEAVLDGDADGAREMMREHCAGTAALLRGFLA; encoded by the coding sequence ATGTCGCGGGCGGAACCCGACGGAGACCGCGACGGCCCACGGGACCGGCTGGCCCCGGTCCTGCGGCCGGTGCGGGCGGGCAACGGCTTCGAGGAGGCGCTGGAGCAGATCCTCCAGGTGGTCCGCCTCGGGCTGGTGCCGGACGGCGAACGACTGCCCGCGGAGCGGGAGTTGGCGGAGCGGCTGGGCATCAGCCGGGTGACGCTGCGCGAGGTGCTGAAGGTGCTCCAGGAGCAGGGTCTGGTCGAGTCGCGGCGCGGGCGCTACGGCGGCACCTTCGTACGGGTGTCCGGGGGCGCGGCCGGGGAGGACGAGCTGCGCCGGCGGATCGGGCGGATCGACATCGAGGACGCGCTGCGCTTCCGGGAGGTGCTGGAGGTGGGGGCGGCCGGGCTGTGCGCGGCCGGGGGCCTCACGGCGGAGCAGGCCGGGCGGCTGCGCACGGCGCTGGCGGGCACCCGGGAGGCACCGCTGACGGAGTACCGGCGCCGGGACACCCTGCTGCACCTCACCCTGGCCGAACTGTGCGGATCGCCGTCGCTCACGGCGCAGTACGCGGCGGTCAGGGCGACGGTGAACGACCTTCTGGACTGCATCCCGCTGCTGGTACGGAATCTGGAGCACTCGCAGCGGCAGCACGAGGCGCTGGTGGAGGCGGTGCTCGACGGGGACGCGGACGGCGCGCGGGAGATGATGCGGGAGCACTGCGCGGGCACGGCGGCGCTGCTCCGGGGCTTTCTGGCCTGA
- a CDS encoding gamma-glutamyl-gamma-aminobutyrate hydrolase family protein, translating to MSGRPLIGVSTYWETGTRWGVWELDAALLPTGYPLLVRRAGGLVAMLPPDDPAHAAAAVARLDGLVIAGGPDVDPARYGAPRSPRTGPPATERDAWELALIEAALASGTPLLGICRGMQLLNIALGGTLVQHLDGHTADVAGVFGRHPVVPVPGTRYAAAVPEETVVPTSHHQAVDRLGEGLVASAHSADGTVEAVELPAARWVLGVQWHPEMAEDLRVMRALVRAASDG from the coding sequence GTGTCCGGACGGCCGCTGATCGGTGTGAGCACCTACTGGGAGACCGGTACGCGCTGGGGCGTCTGGGAGCTGGACGCGGCGCTGCTGCCGACGGGCTACCCCCTGCTGGTGCGACGGGCCGGCGGGCTGGTCGCGATGCTGCCGCCGGACGACCCGGCGCATGCGGCGGCGGCCGTGGCCCGGCTGGACGGCCTGGTGATCGCGGGCGGCCCGGACGTCGACCCCGCACGCTACGGCGCACCCCGCTCCCCGCGCACCGGGCCGCCCGCCACCGAGCGGGACGCCTGGGAACTCGCCCTGATCGAGGCGGCGCTGGCGTCCGGCACCCCGCTGCTCGGCATCTGCCGGGGGATGCAGTTGCTGAACATCGCCCTCGGCGGCACACTCGTCCAGCATCTCGACGGGCACACGGCGGACGTCGCCGGGGTCTTCGGCCGTCATCCGGTCGTACCGGTGCCGGGCACCCGGTACGCCGCCGCCGTCCCGGAGGAGACCGTCGTGCCGACCTCCCACCACCAGGCCGTGGACCGTCTCGGCGAGGGACTGGTGGCGTCGGCGCACTCGGCGGACGGCACGGTGGAGGCCGTCGAACTCCCCGCTGCCCGCTGGGTGCTGGGGGTGCAGTGGCATCCGGAGATGGCGGAGGACCTCCGGGTGATGCGGGCCCTGGTCCGCGCCGCGTCCGACGGTTGA
- a CDS encoding SGNH hydrolase domain-containing protein: protein MLVCQVLKGVSLCLAGSISGWSDGVPGVAHELGQARSPIPCYAAPCSYPEAPRSARNTGLPPWGQPTLLPGAEGKKVLVVGDSWARDAASGIAAAFHGKGQVKDASVLACGIRKPINPMPNRHCPDWEREWPALMDKVRPDAVLLSVQWDAAEQQIDPGGKPVTIRDDKARKRFVVNLDRAVRILSRRGTPVYVFGSTFAHVPGSVAVLLSGILLEFSKKYPGVHYLDIYHQLCNDLNQCPKKMSGVPVYGTDVHTSKETKVRLGNWILNSMFHR from the coding sequence ATGCTTGTGTGTCAGGTGTTGAAAGGTGTCTCCCTGTGCCTGGCAGGCAGTATTTCCGGCTGGTCGGACGGCGTCCCCGGCGTTGCTCATGAACTGGGGCAGGCACGCTCGCCCATTCCCTGCTATGCGGCTCCGTGCTCGTACCCCGAAGCGCCTCGGTCCGCGCGTAACACCGGTCTCCCTCCCTGGGGGCAGCCCACCCTGCTGCCGGGTGCGGAAGGGAAGAAGGTGCTGGTCGTCGGCGACTCCTGGGCGCGGGACGCGGCTTCCGGGATCGCTGCGGCCTTTCATGGAAAGGGGCAGGTCAAGGACGCCTCGGTGCTCGCCTGCGGGATCCGCAAGCCGATCAATCCGATGCCGAACCGGCACTGTCCGGACTGGGAGCGCGAGTGGCCCGCCCTGATGGACAAGGTGCGTCCGGACGCGGTTCTGCTGAGCGTCCAGTGGGATGCGGCCGAGCAGCAGATCGACCCGGGTGGCAAGCCGGTGACGATTCGCGACGACAAGGCGCGGAAGAGGTTTGTGGTCAATCTTGACCGGGCCGTCCGGATCCTCTCGCGGCGGGGAACTCCGGTCTATGTCTTCGGGTCCACCTTCGCGCATGTCCCGGGCTCGGTCGCGGTCCTGCTGTCCGGGATTCTCCTGGAATTCAGCAAGAAGTATCCCGGGGTGCACTACCTGGATATCTATCACCAGCTCTGCAATGACCTGAACCAATGCCCGAAGAAGATGTCGGGGGTGCCCGTCTACGGTACCGACGTGCACACCAGCAAGGAAACCAAAGTGCGCCTCGGCAATTGGATTCTCAATTCGATGTTCCATCGGTAG
- a CDS encoding DUF459 domain-containing protein translates to MVRGRIRRLGVAGVITVLACGCAAQHGERHTTTSRSEAAPGPAGEPHYGAAVPRLGSGSLSPAVTGKTVLVVGDSWSASIGQGMSEVGASRNTVVNAGLGGCGILLPVGKETPEACRKWPTRWPSYLQKYKPDAILLTVGFWDVTPQRLAGDKEAHDLTSPAHETAFRDRLNQAISLLTERNTPLYLMTSQQAGHPKYRSSALVMNRVLREASAKHPGVRLLDLRGQLCNDDGCPQVLAGTQVYDPTEHPTKPARARLANWALNAMFTKDGA, encoded by the coding sequence ATGGTGCGAGGAAGAATTCGCCGTCTCGGCGTCGCCGGAGTGATCACGGTGCTGGCGTGCGGTTGCGCTGCGCAGCACGGGGAGCGGCACACGACGACGAGTCGTTCCGAGGCCGCCCCGGGCCCTGCCGGTGAACCCCACTACGGGGCAGCGGTTCCCCGTCTCGGCTCCGGTTCGCTCTCCCCCGCGGTGACCGGGAAGACCGTACTGGTGGTGGGGGACTCCTGGTCCGCCAGTATCGGTCAGGGCATGAGCGAGGTCGGGGCCTCTCGCAACACCGTCGTGAACGCGGGACTCGGCGGCTGCGGAATCCTGCTGCCCGTGGGCAAGGAGACGCCGGAGGCATGTCGCAAGTGGCCCACCCGGTGGCCCTCGTATCTGCAGAAGTACAAGCCCGATGCCATCTTGTTGACCGTCGGCTTCTGGGATGTCACCCCGCAGCGGCTGGCAGGCGACAAGGAGGCCCACGATCTCACCTCGCCCGCCCACGAGACGGCCTTCCGGGACCGGCTGAACCAGGCGATCTCCCTTCTGACCGAGCGGAACACCCCGTTGTATCTGATGACGTCGCAGCAGGCCGGTCATCCGAAGTACCGTTCCTCCGCTCTGGTGATGAACCGGGTCCTCCGGGAAGCCTCGGCGAAACATCCCGGTGTGCGGCTTCTGGATCTGCGCGGCCAGTTGTGCAACGACGACGGCTGTCCCCAGGTCCTCGCGGGGACACAGGTCTACGACCCCACCGAGCACCCCACCAAACCCGCCCGCGCACGGCTGGCCAACTGGGCTCTGAACGCGATGTTCACCAAGGACGGTGCCTGA
- a CDS encoding acyltransferase family protein — protein MPEVSLALEQRPVTARGEPAPKRIDSIDGLRAVAVAAVMAFHYGTGLGGGFLGVDLFFVISGFVITRLLLTERARTPRPSLGSFWFRRVRRLLPAVLLVVAAVQVWMLLQRPVGLRHTVNAQTLAALTYTSNWYAVLGHVGYWDVTQEQAPLNHLWSLAVEEQFYLVWPLLLFALTTWGTGRIRRPQLLLLAAAAVCYLLAYLLYLPGDPDRAYLGTDTRAGALLLGAAIAFRPGLFSRFCWPAVAVLGWLWCTADIGSAAFYSWQLPLAGLAAAALIDAVAHGERFRKALSCRPLLWLGHRSYGLYLWHWPVWIYLVVNRPEWSQGAKASMALCMSVLLSAIGYRLVERPVRTSPWRPRVLLPVLAVCCATLALVTTAPVAAPVDARRNGPIVTGPNAP, from the coding sequence GTGCCTGAGGTGTCGCTGGCCCTCGAACAGCGTCCGGTCACCGCCCGAGGAGAGCCCGCCCCCAAGAGAATCGATTCGATCGACGGACTGCGGGCCGTCGCCGTCGCCGCGGTCATGGCGTTCCACTACGGGACCGGGCTGGGCGGCGGATTCCTCGGCGTCGATCTGTTCTTCGTCATCTCGGGGTTCGTCATCACCCGGTTGCTGCTGACCGAACGAGCCCGAACCCCACGCCCCTCGCTGGGGAGCTTCTGGTTCCGGCGGGTCAGACGGCTCCTGCCCGCCGTCCTGCTCGTGGTCGCAGCCGTCCAGGTGTGGATGCTTCTCCAGCGTCCGGTGGGACTGCGTCACACCGTGAACGCCCAGACGCTGGCGGCCCTGACCTACACATCCAACTGGTACGCGGTCCTCGGACACGTCGGCTACTGGGACGTGACCCAGGAGCAGGCCCCGCTGAACCATCTGTGGTCGCTGGCCGTCGAGGAACAGTTCTATCTCGTCTGGCCTCTTCTGCTGTTCGCGCTCACCACCTGGGGCACCGGACGGATCCGCCGCCCCCAGCTGCTTCTTCTCGCGGCTGCCGCGGTCTGCTATCTGCTGGCGTACCTTCTCTATCTGCCCGGCGACCCCGATCGCGCCTATCTGGGCACCGACACCCGGGCCGGGGCGCTGCTGCTGGGCGCCGCCATCGCGTTCCGCCCGGGTCTGTTCTCCCGGTTCTGCTGGCCGGCGGTGGCGGTCCTCGGCTGGCTGTGGTGCACCGCGGACATCGGCTCGGCCGCCTTCTACTCCTGGCAGCTGCCGCTGGCGGGGCTTGCGGCAGCCGCGTTGATCGATGCCGTCGCCCATGGAGAGCGGTTCCGGAAGGCGCTGTCGTGCCGCCCGCTCCTCTGGCTCGGGCACCGCAGCTACGGGCTCTATCTGTGGCACTGGCCCGTATGGATCTACCTCGTCGTCAACCGCCCGGAATGGAGCCAGGGAGCGAAGGCGTCCATGGCCCTCTGCATGTCCGTCCTGCTCTCCGCGATCGGCTACCGACTGGTCGAGCGTCCCGTGCGCACCTCGCCGTGGCGCCCCCGGGTGCTCCTTCCCGTGCTGGCCGTCTGCTGTGCCACGCTGGCCCTGGTCACCACGGCCCCCGTCGCCGCTCCGGTCGACGCCCGCCGCAACGGCCCGATCGTCACCGGCCCGAACGCACCCTGA
- a CDS encoding LysR family transcriptional regulator gives MSYGDGKGFPAVGLAHRVPDLGALELLLAVARLGSLGRAARELGITQPAASSRIRSMERQLGMALVDRSPRGSRLTAAGALVTDWARRIMEAAEAFDAGAQALRGRRDSRLRVAASMTIAEYLLPGWLIALRARRPDTAVTLLAGNSAAVAERLLADEADLGFVEGLTVPAGLDTAVVARDRLIVVTAPGHPWARRRTPLSAGELASAPLILREEGSGTRQVLDAALGGLARPLLELSSTTAVKASAVSGAGPAVLSELVVGEELAARRLVSVPVADVRLDRSLRAVWRTGHRPAGPGRDLLGLTRG, from the coding sequence ATGAGCTACGGCGATGGCAAGGGGTTCCCGGCGGTCGGACTGGCGCACCGGGTGCCGGATCTGGGCGCGCTGGAGCTGCTGCTCGCCGTGGCGCGGCTGGGCAGCCTGGGGCGGGCCGCCCGGGAGCTGGGGATCACCCAGCCCGCGGCCAGCAGCCGTATCCGGTCGATGGAGCGGCAGTTGGGCATGGCCCTGGTGGACCGCTCGCCCCGGGGCTCGCGGCTGACCGCGGCCGGGGCGCTGGTCACCGACTGGGCGCGGCGGATCATGGAGGCGGCGGAGGCGTTCGACGCGGGGGCGCAGGCGCTGCGGGGCCGACGGGACTCCCGGCTGCGGGTGGCGGCGAGCATGACGATCGCGGAGTATCTGCTGCCCGGCTGGCTGATCGCGCTGCGCGCCCGGCGGCCGGACACCGCGGTGACGCTGCTGGCCGGGAACTCCGCCGCGGTCGCGGAACGCCTGCTCGCCGACGAGGCCGACCTGGGTTTCGTCGAGGGACTCACGGTGCCCGCCGGTCTGGACACGGCGGTCGTCGCCCGTGACCGGCTGATCGTGGTGACGGCGCCGGGACACCCCTGGGCGCGGCGCCGTACTCCGCTGTCGGCCGGGGAACTGGCCTCGGCCCCCCTCATCCTCCGGGAGGAGGGCTCGGGCACCCGCCAGGTCCTGGACGCCGCGCTGGGCGGACTGGCCCGACCGCTGCTGGAACTGTCCTCGACCACCGCCGTCAAGGCATCCGCGGTGAGCGGCGCGGGCCCGGCGGTCCTGAGTGAACTGGTCGTGGGTGAGGAGCTCGCAGCCCGCCGCCTGGTGAGCGTCCCGGTCGCGGACGTGCGACTGGACCGCTCGCTGAGGGCGGTGTGGCGCACCGGCCACCGCCCGGCGGGACCGGGCCGGGACCTGCTGGGGCTGACGCGGGGGTAG